One window from the genome of Rariglobus hedericola encodes:
- a CDS encoding MFS transporter, with product MSDPTDTHGRFALRVLASVKSVHVLTFALVMPLGPQFARVLDLSTIQHGILSAAYPLAAGLCGLVALFFTETFAGRKSLLIVCAGYAASLFACALAGNFQELLLGRITSGVLGGLLCAWLPILVTRSAQPGLRSPALRRALAWQPAMTIAFALPVMIFVATHYGWHAGFVLLGVIMAGILPFVARLPALDQPAFERLASERQLRVLSRHARNRIALVVGGLLAASSAVMVTFFSGILVLNAGFTEADLPVFFITGGSLTVLLMPLSERLTKGREPFVVFGVISLIAASIYFLIAGLKPSVGFTGTVLVATLFMWMNNARFSPASALINLHLKPRYISRYFGLSAVTQQAACGIGFLIAGFCIQHPAGGRLEGVAIAAMIASLLLFVAVLFASALQRHPRDRRNAIPLVHEAPAD from the coding sequence GTGAGCGACCCGACCGACACACACGGGCGTTTCGCTCTTCGGGTGCTGGCCTCCGTCAAATCGGTCCACGTGCTGACCTTCGCCTTGGTCATGCCGCTCGGCCCGCAATTCGCCCGCGTGCTGGATCTGTCCACGATCCAGCATGGGATATTGTCGGCCGCTTATCCTCTGGCCGCGGGACTATGCGGGCTCGTCGCGTTGTTCTTCACTGAAACCTTCGCCGGTCGTAAAAGCCTGCTGATCGTCTGCGCAGGGTATGCCGCCAGCCTGTTCGCGTGCGCCCTCGCCGGTAATTTCCAAGAACTGCTTTTAGGCCGGATTACGTCCGGAGTATTGGGCGGACTTCTCTGCGCTTGGTTGCCGATTCTGGTCACACGTTCTGCTCAACCCGGGCTGCGCAGTCCGGCTTTGCGTCGCGCGCTCGCCTGGCAGCCCGCCATGACGATCGCGTTCGCACTGCCGGTCATGATCTTTGTCGCAACCCACTACGGATGGCACGCCGGCTTTGTCCTGCTCGGCGTAATCATGGCCGGCATTTTGCCGTTCGTCGCACGGCTGCCTGCACTCGATCAGCCGGCTTTCGAACGTCTCGCCTCCGAGCGTCAACTGCGCGTGTTGTCACGGCATGCCCGCAATCGGATCGCTCTCGTCGTCGGCGGATTACTGGCTGCATCCAGTGCCGTGATGGTCACGTTTTTCTCCGGCATTCTTGTCCTCAACGCCGGGTTCACCGAAGCGGATCTGCCGGTGTTTTTTATAACCGGCGGATCACTCACGGTGCTGCTCATGCCATTGAGCGAACGCCTCACGAAAGGCCGGGAACCGTTCGTGGTCTTCGGCGTGATCTCACTGATCGCCGCCTCGATTTATTTCCTCATCGCCGGACTCAAGCCCTCCGTGGGTTTCACGGGGACCGTGCTCGTCGCGACGCTCTTCATGTGGATGAACAATGCGCGCTTCTCGCCGGCATCCGCGCTCATCAACCTGCACCTCAAGCCTCGTTACATCTCCCGCTATTTCGGCCTGAGCGCGGTGACCCAACAGGCGGCCTGCGGCATCGGTTTTCTGATCGCGGGTTTCTGCATCCAACATCCGGCGGGAGGCCGGCTGGAGGGCGTGGCGATTGCCGCGATGATCGCCTCGCTTTTATTGTTCGTCGCAGTGCTTTTTGCGTCCGCCCTGCAGCGACACCCGCGCGACCGTAGGAACGCGATTCCTTTGGTTCACGAGGCTCCGGCGGACTAA
- a CDS encoding potassium transporter Kup yields MSETARFMHSSSADPSSHAPSAVKLGLCVGALGVVFGDIGTSPLYTMKECLATLRLDERAEGVLGVLSLIFWALILVVCVKYIWFILRADNHGEGGIFALMALGHVKETDDRKTSRRIGPSLLVMLFGAALLYGDSAITPAITVLSAAEGLRGVNDYFASEDAHNTIILIACVILAGIFWVQHKGTKLIGDIFGPVMMIWFGVIGALGIWHIWQAPEIFQALNPMHGVRLIATHPHGAATLLGSVVLAVTGAEAIYADMGHFGRKAIARAWLWFAFPGLLLNYFGQGAYVINHPGTTNPFFDLVPEGWPQGALTLLSIAAAIIASQAVISGAFSLTRSAIQLGYFPRLRVMHTSAEQAGQIYVPLINMSLAILAIGIVAMFGSSERLAAAYGIAVTGTMVVTTYAFYLVTQRHWHWPLWKSLSLCSVFIVIDVALFASTLHKFTDGGWLPMLIAALVVAIMHTWKSGRNEIQEKIYGGAITELELSQVAKSKNIVRVPGSAVFMVATPKGTPLALLHHLKANKCLQQTVVLLTIGTVEVPTIDEEERMTLESLGEGVWRAVGRYGYMESPSVSKLIDRIKAQGVPVNPQSTTYYFNREMIITGGNAKMFEWQKSLYAFLSRNARPVKDYYQIQPTQIIEIGLPVQL; encoded by the coding sequence GTGAGTGAGACTGCCCGATTCATGCACAGCTCTTCGGCTGATCCCTCGTCGCACGCACCCTCCGCTGTAAAGCTCGGCCTCTGCGTCGGCGCGCTTGGTGTGGTCTTTGGTGATATCGGCACCAGCCCGCTTTATACTATGAAGGAGTGCCTCGCGACGCTCCGTCTCGACGAACGTGCCGAGGGCGTGCTCGGGGTGCTTTCACTCATTTTCTGGGCGCTGATCCTCGTGGTCTGCGTCAAATACATCTGGTTTATACTGCGTGCCGACAATCACGGCGAAGGCGGCATCTTTGCGCTCATGGCACTCGGCCACGTCAAAGAAACCGATGATCGCAAAACCAGCCGCCGCATCGGCCCGTCGCTGCTCGTCATGCTGTTCGGCGCCGCCTTGCTTTATGGCGACAGCGCCATCACTCCCGCGATCACGGTGCTCAGCGCGGCGGAAGGTCTGCGCGGCGTGAACGATTACTTCGCTTCGGAGGATGCGCACAATACGATCATCCTCATCGCCTGCGTCATTCTCGCCGGCATTTTCTGGGTGCAGCACAAAGGCACCAAACTCATCGGCGACATCTTCGGTCCCGTAATGATGATCTGGTTCGGCGTCATCGGCGCACTCGGCATCTGGCACATCTGGCAGGCTCCGGAAATCTTTCAGGCGCTTAATCCCATGCATGGCGTGCGCCTCATCGCCACGCATCCCCACGGAGCCGCCACGTTGCTCGGTTCGGTTGTGCTGGCCGTGACCGGTGCCGAGGCGATCTATGCCGACATGGGCCACTTTGGTCGCAAAGCCATTGCGCGCGCCTGGCTGTGGTTTGCATTTCCCGGACTGCTTTTGAACTACTTCGGTCAGGGCGCCTACGTCATCAACCACCCCGGCACCACCAATCCGTTTTTCGATCTCGTTCCCGAAGGTTGGCCGCAGGGTGCGCTCACGCTGCTCTCCATCGCCGCCGCCATCATCGCCAGCCAGGCGGTGATCTCAGGTGCATTCTCGCTCACGCGCTCGGCCATCCAGCTCGGTTATTTCCCCCGCCTGCGCGTCATGCACACCAGCGCGGAGCAAGCCGGGCAGATCTACGTTCCGCTGATCAACATGTCGCTCGCCATTCTCGCCATTGGCATCGTGGCTATGTTCGGCTCCAGTGAACGTCTCGCGGCGGCCTATGGTATCGCCGTCACCGGCACGATGGTCGTGACAACGTATGCCTTCTATCTGGTGACCCAACGCCACTGGCATTGGCCTCTCTGGAAATCCCTTTCGTTGTGCAGCGTATTCATCGTGATCGACGTGGCGCTGTTCGCTTCGACGCTCCACAAGTTCACCGACGGCGGATGGCTCCCCATGTTGATCGCCGCCCTCGTCGTTGCGATCATGCACACGTGGAAAAGCGGCCGTAACGAGATCCAGGAAAAAATCTACGGCGGCGCCATCACCGAGCTCGAACTGTCGCAGGTGGCGAAGAGCAAAAACATCGTGCGCGTGCCCGGCAGCGCCGTGTTCATGGTGGCCACTCCGAAGGGCACGCCCCTCGCCTTGCTGCACCATCTCAAAGCCAACAAGTGCCTTCAGCAGACTGTGGTGCTGCTGACCATTGGCACGGTGGAAGTGCCGACCATCGACGAAGAGGAACGCATGACGCTCGAAAGTCTCGGCGAAGGCGTGTGGCGCGCAGTCGGCCGTTACGGCTACATGGAGTCGCCTTCCGTCAGCAAACTCATCGACCGCATCAAGGCTCAGGGCGTGCCGGTCAACCCGCAGAGCACCACGTATTATTTTAACCGCGAAATGATCATCACCGGCGGCAATGCCAAGATGTTCGAATGGCAAAAGAGCCTCTACGCGTTCCTCAGCCGCAATGCCCGTCCGGTGAAGGATTATTACCAGATCCAGCCCACGCAGATCATCGAGATCGGCCTGCCGGTGCAGTTGTAG
- the menB gene encoding 1,4-dihydroxy-2-naphthoyl-CoA synthase, which yields MSLPAWKVAKTYTDILYHKAEGIAKITINRPEKRNAFRPETVMEMHDALIDAREDLTVGVILLTGAGPHADGKYAFCAGGDQSVRGHAGYVGGDGVPRLNILDVQKLIRSMPKVVIALVAGYAIGGGHVLHIVCDLSIAADNAICGQVGPKMGSFDGGFGSSYLARIVGQKKAREIWYLCRQYNAQQALDMGLVNTVVPIAELEAEGVKWAREIMGHSPLAIRCLKSAFNADVDGQSGLQELAGNATLLYYMSEEAKEFHGAQREKRKPDARKFPWLP from the coding sequence ATGAGTCTACCCGCCTGGAAGGTCGCCAAGACCTACACCGACATCCTTTATCACAAAGCCGAGGGCATTGCCAAAATCACCATCAACCGGCCCGAGAAGCGCAACGCGTTCCGACCCGAAACGGTCATGGAGATGCACGACGCCCTCATCGATGCGCGCGAGGATTTGACGGTCGGCGTGATCCTGCTCACCGGCGCCGGTCCGCATGCCGATGGCAAATACGCCTTCTGCGCCGGCGGTGACCAAAGCGTTCGCGGCCATGCTGGCTATGTTGGCGGCGACGGCGTGCCGCGCCTTAATATTCTGGATGTGCAGAAGCTCATCCGCTCCATGCCGAAAGTCGTGATCGCGCTCGTCGCCGGTTATGCCATCGGTGGCGGCCACGTTCTCCATATTGTGTGCGATCTCTCGATCGCGGCGGACAACGCGATCTGCGGCCAGGTCGGCCCTAAAATGGGCAGTTTCGATGGCGGTTTTGGCTCCAGCTATCTGGCGCGCATCGTCGGCCAGAAAAAGGCCCGAGAGATCTGGTATCTCTGCCGCCAATATAACGCGCAGCAGGCGCTCGACATGGGACTCGTCAACACCGTCGTACCCATCGCCGAGCTTGAAGCCGAAGGCGTCAAATGGGCGCGTGAAATCATGGGACACAGTCCGCTGGCGATCCGCTGCCTGAAGAGCGCTTTCAATGCCGACGTGGACGGCCAAAGCGGTCTGCAGGAACTGGCCGGCAACGCCACGTTGCTCTATTACATGAGCGAAGAGGCCAAGGAATTCCACGGCGCCCAGCGCGAGAAGCGCAAGCCCGACGCCCGCAAATTTCCCTGGTTGCCGTAA
- a CDS encoding GatB/YqeY domain-containing protein has product MPTIYETLRADIITAVKARDTPLATILRTNDGAIQRAAMDLNKPIDDELVLATLRKAVKNLVGANVEFEKGGRQDLIDANLKEIAIIEKYLPAGLDAAKLEALVVEAIATTGAQSKKDMGKVIGALKQHPQAGLIDFGSVSKLIQSKLP; this is encoded by the coding sequence ATGCCCACGATCTACGAAACCCTCCGCGCCGATATCATCACCGCCGTCAAAGCGCGCGATACGCCGCTGGCCACCATTTTGCGCACCAATGACGGCGCCATCCAGCGTGCCGCGATGGACCTCAACAAGCCCATCGACGACGAACTCGTGCTGGCGACATTGCGCAAGGCCGTGAAAAACCTGGTCGGCGCCAACGTCGAATTCGAGAAGGGCGGGCGCCAGGATTTGATCGATGCAAACCTCAAGGAAATCGCAATTATTGAGAAATACCTGCCGGCCGGTCTTGATGCGGCGAAACTGGAAGCCCTGGTGGTTGAAGCCATCGCCACGACCGGAGCACAGAGCAAAAAAGACATGGGCAAGGTGATTGGCGCGCTTAAACAGCATCCTCAGGCCGGCCTCATTGACTTCGGTTCCGTCAGCAAGCTGATCCAATCGAAGCTGCCTTGA
- a CDS encoding cryptochrome/photolyase family protein, whose amino-acid sequence MNASPVILWFRQDLRLQDNAALHAALARGGPVIPVYIWDEAGEGDWTAGGATKWWLHHSLVALDASLQTRGSRLIVASGDSGEVLSDLITETGAEAVYWNRRYEPAVIARDKIIKADLIAAKIEAKSFNSALLFEPHTIQNKQGKPFQVFTPYWRHCLTLPMAPAVVIRKGDFPAPAEWPASLEISKLKLLPTIKWDGGFYEAWTPGETGAQAQLKRFIAKAMEAYSDQRNTPGIEGTSRLSPHFHFGEIGPRQVWAAVQALSKDSGVFPPNKGSQTFLSEVGWREFAHHLLFHFPQTPTEPLREDFKKFPWAKDKDGALLRAWQRGQTGYPIVDAGMRELWHTGWMHNRVRMVVASFLVKHLRLPWQHGAEWFWDTLVDADLAQNTLGWQWSAGCGADAAPYFRIFAPVTQGERFDGSGEYVRQWVPEIAKLPDKFLHAPWTAPENVREYAKIGGNYPDPVVDHAQAREAALAAFKSLRGDSIVERDA is encoded by the coding sequence ATGAACGCTTCTCCCGTCATTCTTTGGTTTCGCCAGGACCTGCGCTTGCAGGACAACGCCGCGCTTCACGCTGCTTTGGCGCGAGGTGGGCCGGTGATTCCGGTTTATATTTGGGACGAGGCGGGCGAGGGCGACTGGACGGCGGGCGGGGCGACCAAGTGGTGGCTGCATCATTCGTTGGTCGCGCTCGATGCCTCGCTTCAAACACGCGGATCGCGGCTGATCGTGGCGAGTGGCGACAGCGGCGAGGTGTTGAGTGATTTGATCACAGAGACAGGGGCGGAGGCGGTGTATTGGAATCGTCGTTACGAGCCGGCGGTCATCGCTCGCGACAAGATCATCAAAGCCGATCTCATCGCGGCGAAGATCGAGGCGAAGAGTTTTAATTCGGCTCTGCTGTTTGAACCGCACACGATTCAGAACAAGCAGGGCAAGCCGTTTCAGGTGTTCACGCCTTACTGGCGGCATTGTCTCACGCTGCCGATGGCTCCGGCGGTGGTGATTCGCAAGGGGGACTTTCCGGCTCCGGCGGAGTGGCCGGCCTCGTTGGAGATTTCTAAGCTGAAACTGCTGCCGACGATCAAGTGGGACGGTGGATTTTACGAGGCGTGGACGCCGGGCGAGACCGGAGCGCAGGCGCAGTTGAAGCGTTTTATCGCGAAGGCGATGGAGGCGTATTCGGATCAGCGCAACACGCCGGGGATCGAGGGCACCTCGCGGTTGTCGCCACATTTTCATTTTGGCGAGATTGGTCCGCGACAGGTGTGGGCAGCGGTGCAGGCGTTGTCGAAGGACAGCGGGGTGTTCCCGCCGAACAAGGGCTCGCAGACGTTTTTGAGCGAGGTGGGCTGGCGCGAGTTTGCGCATCATCTGCTGTTTCATTTTCCGCAGACGCCGACCGAGCCGTTGCGCGAGGATTTTAAAAAATTCCCGTGGGCGAAGGACAAGGACGGAGCGTTGTTGCGGGCGTGGCAGCGTGGGCAGACGGGTTATCCGATCGTCGACGCGGGGATGCGAGAGTTGTGGCACACGGGCTGGATGCACAATCGCGTGCGCATGGTGGTCGCGTCGTTTTTGGTGAAACACCTGCGTCTGCCGTGGCAGCACGGGGCGGAGTGGTTTTGGGATACGCTGGTCGATGCCGACCTCGCGCAGAACACGCTGGGCTGGCAATGGAGTGCGGGGTGCGGGGCGGATGCGGCGCCGTATTTTCGGATTTTCGCGCCGGTAACACAGGGCGAGCGTTTTGACGGCTCGGGCGAGTATGTGCGCCAGTGGGTGCCTGAGATTGCGAAGTTGCCGGACAAGTTTTTGCACGCGCCGTGGACCGCGCCGGAGAATGTGCGCGAGTATGCGAAAATCGGCGGGAATTATCCGGATCCGGTTGTCGATCACGCGCAGGCGCGTGAGGCGGCGTTGGCGGCGTTTAAGAGTCTGCGCGGTGACAGCATCGTCGAGCGTGACGCGTGA
- a CDS encoding DUF2256 domain-containing protein, giving the protein MPRMRKKSDLPKKTCVVCGRPFTWRKKWEKVWDDVKYCSDACRMRKGRATK; this is encoded by the coding sequence ATGCCGAGGATGCGTAAAAAGTCTGACCTTCCGAAGAAAACCTGCGTGGTCTGCGGGCGTCCGTTCACGTGGCGGAAGAAATGGGAAAAGGTGTGGGATGATGTGAAGTATTGCTCCGATGCGTGCCGGATGCGAAAGGGACGGGCTACGAAATGA
- a CDS encoding TIGR01777 family oxidoreductase — MSLSTFTRSVRIECPAEKVFAWHERPGAFTRLAPPWQKLEVISQIGGIRDGARVSLRTKIGPVWVRWDVEHRNYVEGVQFRDVQLRGPFAHWEHVHRVEPVDGGRACVLTDEIKYELPFGVLGRMGGGAFARRELERLFTYRHAVTKMDLENEARYISVRPMRFLIAGASGLVGRALTAFLQTQGHTVLRLVRRATRERDEVFWNPAKGEVDPQAMRGVDGVINLSGEGVADRRWSAERKAAILRSRIDSTRTVVSAIGAVQSERLRPFVFVSASAIGIYGNRGDEVLDESAVTGSGFLADVCTAWEREAVAADALGVRVVELRTGVVLTPAGGALAKLLPVFKAGLGGRLGNGKMWMSWISLDDLVGVIYHAVLDRRCAGPVNAVAPQAVTNADFTRVLGRVLCRTAVLPVPAVVLRTVFGEMADETLLSSARVVPAKLAEAGYGFRHESVEVALHHLLGQSGSKLT, encoded by the coding sequence ATGAGTTTATCCACGTTTACACGCAGTGTTCGCATCGAGTGTCCGGCGGAAAAAGTATTTGCCTGGCATGAGCGGCCAGGGGCGTTTACACGACTTGCGCCGCCGTGGCAGAAGCTGGAAGTGATCTCCCAGATCGGCGGGATTCGCGACGGCGCACGGGTGAGTCTACGCACGAAAATCGGGCCTGTGTGGGTGCGCTGGGATGTGGAGCACCGGAACTATGTCGAAGGCGTGCAGTTTCGTGACGTGCAGCTGCGCGGACCGTTTGCGCATTGGGAGCATGTGCACCGTGTGGAGCCCGTGGACGGCGGACGGGCGTGTGTGCTGACGGACGAGATCAAATATGAGCTGCCGTTTGGCGTGCTCGGGCGGATGGGCGGCGGGGCGTTTGCCCGGAGGGAATTGGAGCGATTGTTCACCTATCGACATGCGGTGACGAAGATGGATTTGGAAAATGAAGCGCGCTATATTTCGGTGCGACCGATGCGTTTTTTAATCGCCGGTGCATCGGGATTGGTGGGGCGGGCGCTGACTGCGTTTTTGCAGACGCAAGGTCATACGGTGCTCAGGCTGGTGCGTCGTGCGACCCGGGAACGCGACGAGGTGTTTTGGAATCCGGCGAAAGGCGAGGTCGACCCGCAGGCCATGCGCGGAGTGGACGGGGTGATTAATTTATCCGGCGAAGGCGTGGCGGATAGGCGGTGGTCTGCGGAGCGCAAAGCAGCGATCCTGCGCAGTCGCATCGACAGCACGCGCACGGTGGTGTCGGCGATAGGCGCGGTGCAAAGCGAGCGGTTGCGACCGTTTGTCTTCGTGTCGGCCTCGGCCATTGGAATCTACGGCAACCGCGGGGACGAAGTGCTCGACGAAAGCGCTGTTACGGGGAGCGGATTCCTTGCAGACGTCTGCACGGCGTGGGAACGAGAGGCGGTGGCGGCGGATGCGCTCGGCGTGCGTGTGGTCGAGTTGCGCACGGGGGTGGTGCTCACACCGGCGGGCGGGGCGCTGGCGAAGTTGCTGCCGGTTTTCAAAGCGGGCCTCGGCGGTAGGCTGGGCAATGGCAAGATGTGGATGAGCTGGATCTCGCTCGATGATTTGGTGGGAGTGATTTACCACGCGGTGCTCGACCGGCGTTGTGCCGGTCCGGTGAATGCCGTGGCACCGCAGGCGGTGACGAATGCGGATTTTACCCGCGTGCTCGGTCGGGTGTTATGCAGGACGGCCGTGTTGCCGGTGCCGGCGGTGGTGTTGCGCACGGTGTTTGGAGAGATGGCGGATGAAACGCTGTTGTCGAGCGCACGGGTGGTGCCGGCGAAACTCGCGGAAGCGGGCTATGGGTTTCGCCACGAAAGTGTGGAGGTGGCGTTGCACCATCTGCTCGGGCAATCCGGTTCCAAGCTTACATGA
- a CDS encoding NAD(P)/FAD-dependent oxidoreductase — protein MNSTTVIIGAGISGLVLARELVTAGVHVTVLEKSRGYGGRMATKRVGEAVFDQGAQYFTVRDAKFIELTQNWRNAGLIKNWPDTPHRRVVGNPSMTAVPKALAEGLEILREHKVTAARRIAGGYWDLDVENHGVIRADRLLFTCPVPQALAVLAAGEVELPAGEAASLAALQYHPCLALLVTLAGPSAVPAEGLVLTEGPVRWIADNVKKGIAQGAAAAVTIHASAEFSAANYGMPEAEVAARLLPVVQAWLGSPAVSTTLHRWKFSEPVTTHAERCVWLPELALGLAGDAFAGSKVEGAVMSALAMAERLRG, from the coding sequence ATGAACAGCACTACGGTTATCATCGGCGCAGGTATTTCGGGGCTCGTGCTGGCGCGTGAATTGGTAACGGCGGGCGTGCATGTGACGGTGCTTGAAAAGAGCCGCGGCTATGGCGGCCGTATGGCGACCAAGCGGGTGGGGGAGGCGGTCTTCGATCAAGGCGCGCAGTATTTCACCGTGCGTGATGCGAAGTTTATCGAACTGACCCAGAACTGGCGCAACGCGGGGCTGATTAAAAACTGGCCGGATACACCGCATCGACGGGTGGTCGGAAATCCCAGCATGACGGCGGTGCCGAAGGCTCTGGCGGAAGGCTTGGAAATTTTGCGTGAGCATAAGGTCACGGCGGCGCGCCGTATCGCCGGCGGTTATTGGGATCTCGATGTTGAAAACCACGGTGTCATTCGGGCCGATCGTTTGCTGTTCACCTGTCCGGTGCCGCAGGCGCTGGCGGTGCTGGCGGCGGGTGAAGTGGAGCTGCCCGCCGGCGAGGCGGCTTCGCTGGCGGCGCTCCAGTATCATCCGTGTCTGGCCTTGCTCGTCACGCTAGCCGGTCCCAGCGCAGTGCCGGCGGAGGGTCTCGTGTTGACGGAAGGTCCGGTGCGCTGGATCGCGGACAATGTCAAAAAAGGCATCGCTCAAGGCGCAGCTGCCGCCGTGACCATTCATGCATCCGCCGAGTTTTCGGCTGCGAACTACGGAATGCCGGAGGCTGAAGTCGCGGCGCGGTTGTTGCCCGTGGTCCAAGCGTGGTTGGGCTCACCGGCGGTCTCGACGACGTTGCATCGGTGGAAATTCAGCGAACCGGTGACGACGCACGCGGAGCGTTGCGTGTGGTTGCCTGAACTGGCGCTCGGATTGGCGGGCGATGCGTTTGCCGGATCCAAAGTCGAGGGTGCGGTCATGTCCGCCCTGGCCATGGCGGAACGTTTGCGCGGGTGA
- the cysK gene encoding cysteine synthase A, translating into MSANAYTDIVATIGHTPLIKLNRIAAGVPATIYLKAEFFNPLGSVKDRIGRAMIEAAERDGKLKPGATVIEPTSGNTGIALAFVCAQRGYKLILTMPETMSLERRVLLRMLGAEIVLTPGAEGMPGAIRKASELLAHHGEGGFIPQQFENPANPEIHRLTTAEEIWTATGGNIDAFVAGVGTGGTITGVSEVIKARRELRSIAVEPTGSPVLSGGKPGRHRIQGIGAGFIPKNCNTSIIDEVITVSDDDALETARQLALQDGILGGISTGANVWAALQVAKRPEFSGKTIVTVGCSFGERYISTALAEKARQEVAV; encoded by the coding sequence ATGTCCGCGAACGCCTACACCGACATCGTTGCAACCATCGGCCACACGCCGCTGATCAAACTCAATCGCATCGCCGCGGGAGTGCCGGCGACCATTTACCTGAAGGCGGAATTTTTCAACCCGTTGGGCAGCGTCAAGGATCGCATCGGACGCGCGATGATCGAGGCGGCGGAACGTGACGGGAAACTAAAACCCGGTGCGACGGTGATCGAGCCCACCTCGGGCAACACGGGCATCGCGCTGGCTTTCGTGTGTGCACAACGTGGATACAAGTTGATTCTTACCATGCCCGAGACGATGTCCCTCGAGCGCCGGGTTTTGTTGCGCATGCTCGGTGCGGAGATCGTGCTCACGCCCGGTGCGGAAGGCATGCCGGGCGCGATTCGCAAAGCATCGGAGTTGCTCGCACACCATGGCGAAGGCGGCTTCATTCCGCAGCAGTTTGAGAATCCCGCGAATCCGGAAATCCATCGGCTCACCACGGCGGAGGAAATCTGGACGGCGACGGGCGGAAACATTGATGCCTTTGTGGCGGGCGTCGGCACGGGCGGGACCATTACGGGTGTGTCGGAGGTGATCAAAGCGCGACGCGAGCTGCGGAGCATCGCGGTGGAGCCGACGGGCAGTCCGGTTTTATCCGGTGGCAAACCCGGGCGTCACCGCATTCAGGGCATTGGCGCGGGCTTCATTCCCAAGAACTGCAATACCTCGATCATTGATGAAGTCATCACCGTCAGCGATGACGATGCCTTGGAGACGGCGCGTCAGCTCGCGTTGCAAGATGGTATCTTGGGCGGGATTTCGACGGGAGCCAATGTCTGGGCTGCGCTGCAAGTTGCCAAACGCCCTGAATTTTCCGGAAAGACCATTGTGACTGTAGGTTGCAGCTTTGGGGAGCGCTACATTTCGACCGCTCTGGCTGAAAAAGCCCGACAGGAAGTAGCCGTTTGA
- a CDS encoding signal peptidase I, whose product MKTTRTLSRLLLALAGFAFAFAGEANAANPVSGVSLITALKDAHSLAANRSDLKVLRVEGTSMLPYFGTGAVLVVKTLAAEKLRSGMVVVYTNRFNEIIAHRLVSVTANGWTAAGYNNSSDDTTPVTSENLIGVVYATFHSDAQASAPLVASTSVEAGTLVAMAGPAR is encoded by the coding sequence ATGAAAACCACCCGCACTCTCAGCCGACTGCTGCTCGCTCTTGCGGGTTTTGCATTCGCATTCGCGGGTGAGGCCAACGCAGCCAATCCGGTTTCGGGTGTGTCGCTGATTACGGCTTTGAAAGATGCTCACTCCTTGGCTGCCAATCGCAGCGACCTGAAGGTGTTGCGCGTGGAAGGCACTTCGATGCTGCCCTATTTTGGAACGGGTGCGGTCTTGGTTGTTAAAACACTGGCTGCTGAAAAACTTCGTTCGGGCATGGTGGTTGTTTATACCAACCGTTTTAACGAAATCATCGCCCATCGTCTGGTGTCCGTAACGGCGAATGGTTGGACTGCTGCGGGTTACAACAACAGTAGTGATGACACGACCCCCGTTACCAGCGAAAATCTGATCGGAGTAGTTTACGCGACGTTCCATTCGGACGCGCAGGCATCGGCTCCTCTGGTCGCCTCCACTTCGGTGGAAGCCGGCACTCTGGTTGCCATGGCGGGTCCGGCCCGCTGA
- the ndk gene encoding nucleoside-diphosphate kinase — MQKTLVILKPDCMANKHAGSVIDRFEKAGFEIVGAKMIRLSSEVLRSHYAHVADKPFYPEIEAFMSSRPVIVVALQGDDVVAKIRELLGPTDSRKAAKGTIRGDFGTEMMKNVVHASDSDENARIELARFFKSDEIFA, encoded by the coding sequence ATGCAGAAAACCCTCGTTATTCTTAAACCCGATTGCATGGCTAATAAACATGCGGGCAGCGTCATCGACCGCTTTGAAAAAGCCGGTTTCGAGATCGTTGGAGCCAAAATGATCCGCCTCTCCTCCGAGGTGCTGCGCTCCCATTACGCGCACGTGGCTGACAAACCTTTCTATCCCGAGATCGAAGCTTTCATGAGCTCGCGGCCCGTGATCGTTGTCGCGCTGCAGGGCGACGATGTGGTGGCAAAGATCCGCGAACTGCTCGGCCCGACCGACTCCCGCAAGGCCGCCAAGGGCACCATCCGTGGCGATTTCGGCACCGAGATGATGAAGAACGTTGTTCACGCTTCTGATAGTGATGAAAACGCCCGCATCGAACTGGCCCGTTTCTTCAAGTCGGACGAGATCTTCGCTTAA